CTGGGATTGAACGTGGTCATGGGGTTCACGGGGCTCCTCAACATCGGCCACGCCGCTTTTTACGCCACCGGGGCTTACACAACGGCCATCCTCACGACCTATCACGGCTTCTCATTTTGGCTGACTGTGCCCATCGGGATGGTGGTTGGAATCATCTTCGGGGCGGCGATCGGTTTCCCTACCCTTCGCCTGAGGGATGACTACTTGGCCATGGTGACCCTGGGATTTGGACAAATCGTATATATCGTTGCCAATAACTGGATGGGACTTACCCGGGGGCCCAGAGGAATCCCGGGCATCCCGCCTCCGGTTATCGGGTTCGGCCGGTGGCACCACGTGATCGACGGTTACCGGGACTATTATTATTTGATCCTCTTTTTCGTGTTTTTGACCATCTATTCGTGTATCCGGGTGAGGGATTCCCGGGTGGGACTGGCCTGGATGGCCATCCGGGAGGATGAGGACGTGGCGGCCGTCATGGGTATCCATCTCGGTTATTACAAGACCCTGGCCTTCGCTTTTTCAGCCGCCCTTGGGGCCTTTGCGGGCAGCTTTTTCTCGGTTTTCCAGACCTTTGTCAGTCCCAACAGCTTCACGATT
Above is a window of Deltaproteobacteria bacterium DNA encoding:
- a CDS encoding branched-chain amino acid ABC transporter permease is translated as MNDTRLDDLSGGSQATGKEKAREESPMVRLAGAFGLSRWYIKVSIIAACLLVPQVIHSHYVLRVIIYIGLYIVLALGLNVVMGFTGLLNIGHAAFYATGAYTTAILTTYHGFSFWLTVPIGMVVGIIFGAAIGFPTLRLRDDYLAMVTLGFGQIVYIVANNWMGLTRGPRGIPGIPPPVIGFGRWHHVIDGYRDYYYLILFFVFLTIYSCIRVRDSRVGLAWMAIREDEDVAAVMGIHLGYYKTLAFAFSAALGAFAGSFFSVFQTFVSPNSFTILESVIIITIPILGGLGSIPGTVLGAIIMIGAPEIFRAASEYRMVAVGAFMVLMMVFRPEGIFGKKLYQQTYKA